The Spirosoma sp. SC4-14 DNA window TCTTCTGAAAGGAGTAGGACGCGATTACGACTGGAATCTGTTTCGCGGCTCCATTGTATCGGGCACCGTGCCGACCGTTGGTGCCGACACCGGAAGCGGTTCTACCCAACTGCTCATCAGCCAGTATATGGCCAGCCAGCTCCGCGTAAAAGTTGGCGACAATGTACCGCTTTATTTTCTGGGCAATCCGCCCCGTGCCCGAAAAATGACCATTGTTGGCATTTATGAAACGGGGCTGGAAGAAGTGGATAAGACCATTGCGCTGGGCGATATCCGGCTGATTCAGCGACTCAACAAATGGGGTCCCGATTCGGTGGGGAGCTACGAAATTTTCGTCAACGATTTCAACCGGCTGAATGCAACAGCCAATAATGTCTTCGACGTCATGTCGCCCGATATGCGGCTGACACGCGTTACGGATCAATACCGTCCTCTCTTCGACTGGATGATATTACTCGATCGGAATATGGTCATTCTGCTGGCATTGATCACCTTTGTGGCCTCATTCAATATGGTATCGGTACTGCTTGTATTGATGATGGAACGAACGCCCATGATTGGTTTATTGAAAGCCCTTGGCGGCCCAGATCAGCTTATTCGCCGTATGTTTTTATTTGTTGGCTTAAATATGGTTGGCTGGGGCTTATTGATCGGCAACGTTGTTGGCCTGGGAATTTGCTACATTCAGGATCGTTTTAAATTAATCCCTCTTGATCCTAAAAACTACTTTATGAGTTTTGTGCCCATCACCTGGGACTGGCCCACAATTCTGGCCCTCAATGGTGCGGCCATACTGCTCATCGCACTCGTACTCTGGATTCCAACCTTTATCATCAATCGAATTCAGCCAGTAAAAGCCTTAGCCTTTAAGAAGTAGAACTCCTTTCTTATGGCGTTCCGCTCCTACGTATCACCTTATAAAGCAGTTGGTCATGGTCGTTCAAAATCCTAAATCCAGCCAGTCCGCTACTCCAGCCTTTAGCCATAAAATCCGTATTGTCACGGCGGCATCGCTTTTCGACGGACACGACGCAGCCATCAATCTGATGCGTCGGTTAATGCAGGCATCCGGCGCCGAAGTTATTCACCTGGGGCATAACCGATCGGTAGCCGAAATTGTCGACTGCGCCATCCAGGAAGATGTACAGGGTATTGCCCTGACGAGTTATCAGGGAGGGCATCTGGAATACTTCAAATACATGTATGACCTGCTCAACGAACGGGGGGCGGGCCATATAAAGATCTTTGGTGGTGGCGGTGGCACCATTCTTCCATCCGAAATTGAGGAGCTACATGCCTATGGTATTGCCCGTATCTACTCCCCCGACGATGGTCGGGCTATGGGCCTGCAGGGTATGATCGACGACCTGTTGCATCAATGTGATTTCAGCCCCCCTGCCCCCAAAGGGGGAGCCTTACTAACGCCCTATGATAGTCAAACTATTGCACAATACATCACACAGGCTGAATTAGGCCACCCGTTACCAATACCGCAAAAAGCCCCCAACGGAGGTATGGGGACCGTTCTGGGCGTAACAGGCACTGGCGGAGCGGGTAAGTCTTCGCTGGTCGATGAGTTGGTTTTACGCTTTTTGCGAACATTTCCCGATAAAACGCTGGCGATTATTTCCGTCGATCCCTCGAAGCGCAAAACGGGCGGAGCCCTCCTCGGCGACCGGATTCGGATGAATGCCATCAACTCGCCACGCGTATATATGCGGTCGCTGGCGACCCGCCAGTCGAATCTGGCTCTGAGCCGTCACGTTCAGAACGCCATCGACATCTGTAAAGCAGCCGGATTCGATCTGATTATTGTTGAAACCTCAGGCATCGGCCAGTCAGACACTGAAATCACCGAGCATGCCGACAAAACGCTCTATG harbors:
- a CDS encoding FtsX-like permease family protein; the protein is MNVPIFLARKVRHAPEGSFSATVTRVGVVSIALGLAILIVAFAVLFGFKNTIQQKIFLFGAHLQVGKFTNNNSYQETPLALNTAVYRDSTAIPGVKHIQAVALKAGILKTPEELTGVLLKGVGRDYDWNLFRGSIVSGTVPTVGADTGSGSTQLLISQYMASQLRVKVGDNVPLYFLGNPPRARKMTIVGIYETGLEEVDKTIALGDIRLIQRLNKWGPDSVGSYEIFVNDFNRLNATANNVFDVMSPDMRLTRVTDQYRPLFDWMILLDRNMVILLALITFVASFNMVSVLLVLMMERTPMIGLLKALGGPDQLIRRMFLFVGLNMVGWGLLIGNVVGLGICYIQDRFKLIPLDPKNYFMSFVPITWDWPTILALNGAAILLIALVLWIPTFIINRIQPVKALAFKK